One segment of Sander vitreus isolate 19-12246 chromosome 20, sanVit1, whole genome shotgun sequence DNA contains the following:
- the LOC144534965 gene encoding uncharacterized protein LOC144534965 isoform X2: protein MPKKKDIVKVGAPIPRIRENSRLMRTHETMVDFISGRHSSNSILDVFASGLLGLDFLRTFEGELEDDIVYSDDDDDDDHYCPQHASHRSLEPHPRIKQLTDEEADKHAKELKEEEERRKEKTEKNKRKKLRKKEKKRIEKENAVKNILPDEEQGKSDSSENQEENPVIENNAVANESPESGKTQNGTAAAAYNESSDNNNKEHFVEVNKKEDGEQKDLDLNNSYSSTTKSVPEQTCNQRPAKEGKKDKNKLLKNSLEEKPKVVEKPEIQKKEEKPQPNKEKIMDPAAEELAKRSRELAGMGNRLAASGQYEMAVKCFTDAIKYNPKEFKLFGNRSLCYERLQQYENAFRDADLALSMEPNWIKGLFRKGKALCGLKRYYEASLIYKEVLKLESTSAEATQELKRAQTLHLMEMGFTWAQSSEALKTHATLEEAVEALFGDDGNQGPGDACAGWDCTDQPVAQEEDDEGEWIVRQTSRPRMQPAKELDAFGQSRSNSKSPTPHPRNFVKPDLFPIWVGSLAPAVTYSTLHELFSRAGTVYSIKMLLEHQCAFVNYAKQEDCDRAIQCINGMVVEGAPLSVRYPSKIPIGLGMSRAATIDPYSRPGPYKKECFFWRTTGCMRQDCTYRHVPEHKHIDKDKFTSRLGHVNM, encoded by the exons ATgccaaaaaagaaagacattgtgAAAG TTGGCGCTCCTATACCAAGAATTCGAGAAAACTCGAGACTTATGCGCACACAT GAAACTATGGTAGATTTCATAAGCGGACGTCATTCTTCAAACTCTATCCTGGATGTCTTTGCCTCTGGCTTATTAG GTTTAGATTTTTTAAGGACCTTTGAAGGAGAGCTGGAGGACGACATCGTATATTCTgacgacgacgatgatgatgatcacTATTGTCCACAACATGCTTCTCACAGGTCTTTAGAACCACATCCACGAATAAAACAACTCACTGACGAG GAGGCCGataaacatgcaaaggaactgaaagaagaagaggaacgACGGAAAGAGAAAACTGAGAAAAACAAGCGTAAGAAATTG cgtaaaaaagaaaagaaacggaTAGAGAAGGAGAATGCAGTTAAAAATATTTTACCT GATGAAGAGCAAGGGAAGTCAGACTCCTCAGAAAATCAGGAAGAAAATCCTGTTATTGAAAATAATGCAGTGGCAAATGAATCTCCTGAATCTGGTAAAACACAAAATGGAACTGCGGCGGCTGCATATAATGAGAGcagtgataataataataaagaacatTTTGTGGAGGTGAATAAAAAAGAAGATGGGGAGCAAAAG GATTTGGATTTAAATAATTCATATTCTTCTACAACAAAATCGGTGCCTGAGCAGACATGTAACCAGAGGCCTGCAAAAGAAGggaaaaaggacaaaaataaattactgaaAAACTCCCTGGAGGAAAAGCCAAAGGTTGTAGAGAAACCTGAAATTCAAAAGAAGGAAGAGAAACCTCAACCCAATAAAGAG AAAATAATGGACCCCGCTGCAGAAGAGTTGGCAAAAAGAAGTAGAGAGCTTGCTG GTATGGGAAATCGCTTGGCTGCCTCTGGACAGTATGAGATGGCCGTGAAATGCTTTACTGACGCAATTAAATACAACCCAAAGGAATTTAA GTTATTTGGAAATCGGTCCCTGTGTTATGAAAGACTGCAGCAGTATGAAAATGCTTTCAGGGACGCTGATCTAGCTCTCTCCATGGAGCCAAACTGGATAAAAGGTTTATTTAGGAAAGGAAAAGCTCTCTGTGGGCTCAAG AGATACTACGAGGCCTCGCTGATCTATAAGGAGGTGTTGAAGCTGGAAAGTACGAGCGCTGAAGCCACGCAAGAGCTGAAACGAGCACAGACATTGCACCTAATG GAAATGGGATTCACCTGGGCGCAGAGCTCCGAGGCCTTGAAAACACACGCCACGTTAGAGGAAGCTGTTGAAGCTCTGTTTGGTGACGACGGTAATCAGGGTCCTGGAG ATGCCTGTGCCGGCTGGGACTGTACGGACCAACCAGTGGCGCAGGAAGAAGACGACGAGGGGGAGTGGATTGTCCGACAAACGAGTCGTCCTAGAATGCAGCCGGCCAAAGAGTTGGATGCTTTTGGCCAAAGCAGATCGAATTCTAAGTCACCGACGCCCCATCCAAGGAATTTTGTCAAACC tgATCTTTTCCCCATTTGGGTTGGATCCTTGGCTCCTGCTGTCACCTACTCAACACTCCACGAGCTCTTCAGCAG agctGGGACGGTCTACAGCATCAAGATGCTGCTGGAACACCAGTGTGCCTTTGTGAACTACGCCAAACAAGAAGACTGTGACAGAGCCATCCAGTGTATTAAT GGAATGGTGGTAGAGGGCGCTCCACTCTCTGTGCGATACCCCAGTAAAATCCCCATCGGACTTGGTATGTCCAGAGCGGCCACCATTGACCCATATTCACGCCCCGG CCCGTACAAGAAGGAGTGCTTTTTCTGGAGGACCACCGGCTGCATGAGGCAGGACTGCACCTACAGACACGTCCCAGAGCACAAGCACATTGACAAGGACAAATTCACCAGTAGACTGGGACATGTGAACATGTAG
- the LOC144534965 gene encoding uncharacterized protein LOC144534965 isoform X1: MPKKKDIVKVGAPIPRIRENSRLMRTHETMVDFISGRHSSNSILDVFASGLLGLDFLRTFEGELEDDIVYSDDDDDDDHYCPQHASHRSLEPHPRIKQLTDEEADKHAKELKEEEERRKEKTEKNKRKKLRKKEKKRIEKENAVKNILPDEEQGKSDSSENQEENPVIENNAVANESPESGKTQNGTAAAAYNESSDNNNKEHFVEVNKKEDGEQKQDLDLNNSYSSTTKSVPEQTCNQRPAKEGKKDKNKLLKNSLEEKPKVVEKPEIQKKEEKPQPNKEKIMDPAAEELAKRSRELAGMGNRLAASGQYEMAVKCFTDAIKYNPKEFKLFGNRSLCYERLQQYENAFRDADLALSMEPNWIKGLFRKGKALCGLKRYYEASLIYKEVLKLESTSAEATQELKRAQTLHLMEMGFTWAQSSEALKTHATLEEAVEALFGDDGNQGPGDACAGWDCTDQPVAQEEDDEGEWIVRQTSRPRMQPAKELDAFGQSRSNSKSPTPHPRNFVKPDLFPIWVGSLAPAVTYSTLHELFSRAGTVYSIKMLLEHQCAFVNYAKQEDCDRAIQCINGMVVEGAPLSVRYPSKIPIGLGMSRAATIDPYSRPGPYKKECFFWRTTGCMRQDCTYRHVPEHKHIDKDKFTSRLGHVNM; the protein is encoded by the exons ATgccaaaaaagaaagacattgtgAAAG TTGGCGCTCCTATACCAAGAATTCGAGAAAACTCGAGACTTATGCGCACACAT GAAACTATGGTAGATTTCATAAGCGGACGTCATTCTTCAAACTCTATCCTGGATGTCTTTGCCTCTGGCTTATTAG GTTTAGATTTTTTAAGGACCTTTGAAGGAGAGCTGGAGGACGACATCGTATATTCTgacgacgacgatgatgatgatcacTATTGTCCACAACATGCTTCTCACAGGTCTTTAGAACCACATCCACGAATAAAACAACTCACTGACGAG GAGGCCGataaacatgcaaaggaactgaaagaagaagaggaacgACGGAAAGAGAAAACTGAGAAAAACAAGCGTAAGAAATTG cgtaaaaaagaaaagaaacggaTAGAGAAGGAGAATGCAGTTAAAAATATTTTACCT GATGAAGAGCAAGGGAAGTCAGACTCCTCAGAAAATCAGGAAGAAAATCCTGTTATTGAAAATAATGCAGTGGCAAATGAATCTCCTGAATCTGGTAAAACACAAAATGGAACTGCGGCGGCTGCATATAATGAGAGcagtgataataataataaagaacatTTTGTGGAGGTGAATAAAAAAGAAGATGGGGAGCAAAAG CAGGATTTGGATTTAAATAATTCATATTCTTCTACAACAAAATCGGTGCCTGAGCAGACATGTAACCAGAGGCCTGCAAAAGAAGggaaaaaggacaaaaataaattactgaaAAACTCCCTGGAGGAAAAGCCAAAGGTTGTAGAGAAACCTGAAATTCAAAAGAAGGAAGAGAAACCTCAACCCAATAAAGAG AAAATAATGGACCCCGCTGCAGAAGAGTTGGCAAAAAGAAGTAGAGAGCTTGCTG GTATGGGAAATCGCTTGGCTGCCTCTGGACAGTATGAGATGGCCGTGAAATGCTTTACTGACGCAATTAAATACAACCCAAAGGAATTTAA GTTATTTGGAAATCGGTCCCTGTGTTATGAAAGACTGCAGCAGTATGAAAATGCTTTCAGGGACGCTGATCTAGCTCTCTCCATGGAGCCAAACTGGATAAAAGGTTTATTTAGGAAAGGAAAAGCTCTCTGTGGGCTCAAG AGATACTACGAGGCCTCGCTGATCTATAAGGAGGTGTTGAAGCTGGAAAGTACGAGCGCTGAAGCCACGCAAGAGCTGAAACGAGCACAGACATTGCACCTAATG GAAATGGGATTCACCTGGGCGCAGAGCTCCGAGGCCTTGAAAACACACGCCACGTTAGAGGAAGCTGTTGAAGCTCTGTTTGGTGACGACGGTAATCAGGGTCCTGGAG ATGCCTGTGCCGGCTGGGACTGTACGGACCAACCAGTGGCGCAGGAAGAAGACGACGAGGGGGAGTGGATTGTCCGACAAACGAGTCGTCCTAGAATGCAGCCGGCCAAAGAGTTGGATGCTTTTGGCCAAAGCAGATCGAATTCTAAGTCACCGACGCCCCATCCAAGGAATTTTGTCAAACC tgATCTTTTCCCCATTTGGGTTGGATCCTTGGCTCCTGCTGTCACCTACTCAACACTCCACGAGCTCTTCAGCAG agctGGGACGGTCTACAGCATCAAGATGCTGCTGGAACACCAGTGTGCCTTTGTGAACTACGCCAAACAAGAAGACTGTGACAGAGCCATCCAGTGTATTAAT GGAATGGTGGTAGAGGGCGCTCCACTCTCTGTGCGATACCCCAGTAAAATCCCCATCGGACTTGGTATGTCCAGAGCGGCCACCATTGACCCATATTCACGCCCCGG CCCGTACAAGAAGGAGTGCTTTTTCTGGAGGACCACCGGCTGCATGAGGCAGGACTGCACCTACAGACACGTCCCAGAGCACAAGCACATTGACAAGGACAAATTCACCAGTAGACTGGGACATGTGAACATGTAG